The Imtechella halotolerans DNA window AGCTTTACCATGACTGAAGGGCTTTCCATAGCTGATTTTCAGGCAGCCATACAGCCAAATACCAAAGTCATTTATATAGAAACTCCTTCCAATCCTTTATTGACCATTACGGATATAAAGGCAGTGGCTGAACTTGCAAAAAAACATAATTTGGTGTCAATGATAGACAACACCTTTGCAAGTCCGGTGAATCAAAACCCTATCGATTTTGGAATTGATGTAGTCATACATAGTGCTACTAAATATTTAGGAGGGCATAGTGATATTTTGGCAGGAGCTGTTTGCGCCTCGTCCGGGCATATTGATCGTATTTTTCAGCTTGCTAAAAACCTCGGTGGTAGTTTAAGTGATTATACCGTATGGTTACTAGAGCGCAGTATAAAAACCCTTGGAATAAGAGTAAAGGCCCAGAATCGTAATGCGAGACGTTTGGCTAAATTTTTAAATAAGCATTCGGATATAGCCAAGGTGTATTATCCAGGTTTAAAATCACATCCTGGCCATGAATTGGCTCGAAAGCAAATGCGGGGTTATGGAGGAATGCTGTCTTTTGAGTTGAATGAAGATATTGATATAGCAGTATTTTTGGAATCTCTTGAACTTATAAAGCCTTCGATGAGTTTGGCCGGTGTTGAGAGTACCATACTGTCTCCAACCAAAACTTCGCATTCACTTCTTAGTGCCCAGGAAAGAGCTGTTCAGGGAATTGCAGACGGACTACTACGATTTTCGGTAGGAATAGAGGACAAGAAAGACCTTATAGATGATATTGAGCAAGCCATTGAAAAGGCTAAAAAGAAATAATACAGCATAAGTAGTAATTAAGGCATCTTGCCTTCATTAAAGATAGATATATGAAACTGGATATACTAGCCATAGGGGCACATCCTGACGATGTTGAATTGGGATGCGGAGCTACCTTGGCAAAGGAAATTTCAAAAGGTAAGAAAGTAGGGATTATTGATCTTACAAGAGGAGAGTTAGGTACACGGGGTTCCGCTGAAATAAGAGATAGGGAAGCTACAAAAGCTGCCGAAATCTTAGGGGTTATGGTACGTGAAAATCTGGAGTTTGCTGATGGTTTCTTTGTAAATGATAAAGCACATCAACTGGAAATTATAAAAATGATACGCAAGTATAAGCCGGAAATTGTGTTTTGTAATGCTATTGATGACAGACATATCGACCATGCCAAGGGAAGTAAACTAGTAAGTGACGCTTGTTTTTTGAGTGGTTTATCCAAGATTGATACGCAGTTTCCAGGTGAAGAAACCTGGCAAGAAGCCTGGCGTCCCAAACATGTATTTCATTATATTCAATGGAAGCATATTGAGCCTGATTTTGTGGTGGATGTAAGCGGATTTATGGATACTAAATTGAAAGCAGTGTTGGCTTACGAATCCCAATTTTATGATGCTCAAAGTACCGAACCTGAAACACCTATTTCAAGCACTAATTTTTTGGAGAGTGTAAGCTATAGAGCACGTGATTTGGGACGTATTATAGGAACTCAGCATGCAGAAGGTTTTACAAGTGAGCGCTATGTGGCTGTGGATCAGATAACCGATTTGATCTAAAAAAAATTTTTAAAAAACGTTTGGATAGAATTAAATAATTGCATTACATTTGCACCTGCTTAGATGAAGGCAATTGCCCAGTATCAAAGTAACAAACGGTGGTTTTAGCTCAGTTGGTTAGAGCGTCGGATTGTGGTTCCGAAGGTCGCCGGTTCGAGCCCGGTATTCCACCCGTTAGAAAGCCTTTCCTTGGAGAGGCTTTTTTTATTGTGTTCCCTGTATGTTAACTGAGTCAAGGGATCAAGGGGATCAAGACTAAATGTTGTGTTTACGCAAATAATTTGGTCAATCTATATAGGAAGAATTCTATGTTTCTAACCCCTCTGAATTGACTTCTAAAAGCTTTTATTTTAGCATAGAATGATTCAGCGGAAGCGTTTGTGCTTCTGTTTATAAAATAATTCAGGATGGATCTGTAATTAACTGTTATGGTGTTTGCAATGGTATTGAATGCTCTAAAACCCACCTCAATACCGCGCATAAAAAAAGAGCATTTTTTAGAAAATGCCCATTATTTATCTTTCCAATCGCTCAACATCAATAATCACTTCCACCTACAACACTTTGCCTCGTTAAATAAGTCGTTCATATCTTGTTTCTAAAATACCTTTGTAAGCAGTTTTCATATCATCCGATAAAAAGGAATTATCAATCCATGTAATAGCTTTAGATTTATTTTTGAGCATACGCTTAAATACACCTTGTATTTGTCTATCAGTTAATCCAAGTCCTTGGCCTAAATGCTCAAAATGAGTTTTTCTAAGTTTTCGCTTTTTCCCTTCGATGGTGAGTGCCAATTCTTCAATATCTTCAGGAAGGACAATAGACACATTTAACAAATCATATGCAGGAGCTAATATCCAACCTGAAGGGCTTTCTATCATGGAAAAGTTTTTCAAATGCATATCATTATTTCCCGTGAGAAAACTAAAGATAGCCAATTCAAAATAGAAGATTTTATCCAACAAAGTATTATTAGAATAACTGTCCAAGGCTTTACCAACTTTTTCCATGGAGCTTTTATATTTATCATAAGCTTCCGTTATTTGAAACATATCCAACATATGGATTTTCTTTCCTTTTTCAGTCCTATCGATACGTTTGGTAACATAAGACAATTCACCCGAAGACAATTTTATCAAACTTGAAGGCACAACCCGTATGCCAAAAGCTTCCGCAATCCGCATAGTCAAATGTTCGTTCTCTGGCATTTCCGGAAATTGATGGGATGGTGGTTTAAATATATACTGGTCACCAAGTGCTCCAACAACGGTTAACAGTGTATCGGCTTGTTCTTTCGTTTTTTTTACCAAGGACATGGATAATTTAGGTTGCACACCTGGTATAGCAACACTGCGCTCAACAACACTTTTTGCCAATTCCGCCATTTGGTCTATAGTATAGGGAATTATTGGAGGTGTTGTGATACCAAAGAATTCCATAGAACACTTTTTATGAAAATCAGTGTCATTTTCAAGAGGCTCATAACAATATAAACATTTTCGCTTCATCTATTAAAATTTCGTTAGCCACATGGTCAATATTTAATTATTTAGAAAGGTATAACCAACTCATAACTCAATGCTCATTATAGGCTTTCGTGGTCATCAGTTTTAGGTACAACGCTTACGGCCCCAATACAATTCTGGCAACAGGCCAATAATAATCCCATGCGGTCATTTCGGTTTATTTTCCAGTTTTTAGATGCAATATCCAGTAACCAACCTTCAGGAATTAAGCCTTCAAAAAAGGGAAATAATTTATTGTCAGTATAAGCTTCTTTCCTAACAGGCATGGTAAACGTTATAAATTCAGAAGGATGGGCTTCTACATAAGTTGCCTCATACTGAAAAACATAATCACCTTCGTTAGTTTCGGTAATAGTTCCTGCCAAATAATCTTTATAATATACGTTACCTTGTCTCATTGTTCAATGCTTTACTATTAACAGGGGCTAACTCATGCCCAAACATAGCAAGAACAAGATTAACCTTTTCCATATTAAGCTTGGTCTTGCCTTGTTCTATTTTTCGTACCACAGTTAAAGCAACACCGGCTCTGTCGGCAAACTCTTCTTGTGTGAGCCCAACTTCTTTTCTTCGTTCTTTAACAAATTCTGCTAATGATTTCATCTTATATTTAGATTATGATTATATGCTTTTACATATAATTTTAAGCAAATATACACAATTATATGCTTTTACATATAATTTAAATTTAAAAGACACATTTATATGCTTTTGCATATAAATTTAGGGATAGGTTTTAAAATGAAGTGAAGAGATTAAGTATAAGAGAGCCCAGAAAGATACTGGGCTTATATTTACTTTTTTTTACTTTTTATGCATTTGTTTGAATTCATTTTAAAGGATCAAGACTAAAGAATCACAACCAAAAGTTGGGTCTAAATGATAAATACCGGGTCAGGAATATATAAAGCGTGATCATGAGTCTTTTAAGGCTTTGGTAATTTCTTGTAATGCGATTTTAGCTTCTTTCATAAAGGGTAATAAGGGCCATATATGTGGCATTCTTTTTCCTTCAATGCTTTTGACATCTACTTTGGCTTTTAATAGTTTTGAGAGTGCTATTTTTTGATCTGGATACATAATATCATGTTGAGCCATAAAAATTAGAGTAGAGGGGAATTGGTCAAAGCTCCCATAGATAGGTGAAATAATGGGGGCTTTTAAGTCCATAGATCCAGCGCACATTTTTTTGGCACTTACCACCCCTTGTATGGATAACATAGGATCTATTTCTTCTAAGGATTGAATGGCTGGATTAGACATACTTGCATCCATTACAGGAGAAATCAAGAGTATTTTTTTTGGTAGTTCTTTTTTAAGAGCTATTAATCGTTGAATAAGGGCTGTTGCAAGTGTTCCTCCTACAGAATCACCTATAATGTAAATCTTGGATGCGCTGTATTTCTCTAAAGCCAAACTGTATAGGGCATCTATGTTTTTAGAAATCTGTAAAATATCGTATTCAGGAGCCTTAGGGTAGCGGCATAGCCACACAGTATGACTGGTTTGTTTAACAATCGTTTTTATGGCGTCCCAATGATGCTTGGCAGGCCCTGAAACGAAGGCACCACCGTGAATAAATAGGACTAATGAGTCAGCTTCCTTTTTAGTGCCAACCTCAATGATGGTGGATGAAAGGACTTGATATTTGTTTAGTGTATGCCTTTTGAAAAAGGAATTATTCGGCAAAAAGACATCTTCCTTTCGTAATTTTTTATAATCAATGGGATCGTTACCAAAGGATCGTTTGATGCCTTTTAGCTTAATAACAGCTATGGTTAAGTAGTAGGATAGACTATTTGTCATTCGTATTTTTTTAAAAATTAGTAGTCTTTGTACGATATTCTGGAGAAGTCAAGAATAACTACTAATTACGCTATAATTCCAGAATTCTTTTAATTCATGCTGTACATCTACGCACCATTAGCTTTGAGAGTCACGAATCTGAAGGCTTAGGTATAAAATTGTAGGTATCATACGGATGTAGGTTTTTATTAGGAGTCATAACATCTTAACAATTTTGAAAGAAAAAGAAACTAATTTGATGACGAATATAACGTCAAAATTAAAATATTTGGTATATTGGACTAGAAGTATTTATCTATAAAAGATATAGTTACCAAAGTAATAGAATACCTATAAAAGGACTACCTAATGATCTAAAAAAGATGAGAAGTTTATTTTTATCCACATATTTAATATTATTTTTTTCTTCATTTTCTTTTTCACAGGAAGAAATGCAAGTAACCTATAAGATCCAATACCCAAGTAGTTCCGAAATGTGCGATGGCTATGTTGAATTTAGTGTGCAAGGGGGTACGCCTCCCTATCTATTTTCGAATGTAAATGGTTTTATGCAATCCTCCAACATTATTGATGGACTATGTGAAGGGATGTATGAATTTGAGGTGATAGATAGTATGGGTTACTTCCTAAGGCAAATGTTTTCGCTAATTCCCCCTAATCATCTTAATAAGCCTGTGGTGTGGCCTTCAGGCATTCAAAATAGCGGAATCGTGGAAATTAGGTTTGATGGAGTACCACCTTATTCCTATTCTTTAAATAACTCAGCATTTACTTCTCAACATATATTCTCTGACCTGGCTCCAGGAACTTATTCCTATTCTATAAAAGATTCTTATGGATCTAATGTTCATTCATCGGTTACCATTGAAAGTATAGATTTGGATAATTCCGTGATTGCAATAGGGGATGAATTGATTGCAAATTTGGATGCAGTTTCTTTTCAATGGATCGATAGCGATACTCAAATTCCTATCGAAGGCGCTACTGGTAGAACCTTAAAAACAGGTAGGCTGGGAAGATTTAGAGTAGAAATGACCTTGGGAAATCCTACAAATGCCGGTAGAAATCTCGAAAATCAACAATTCATTAAAGTTTCATCAGCAACCATTGAAGTAAGCTCACTTGATTTTGATAGTGAATTAGTTAAGGTGTTTCCGAATCCATCCAAAGGAATTATTTCGTTTCCAACTTCCTTAAAAGGTAAAGAGTTTTCAATTTACTCTATGGCCGGTAAAGAGGTTTTATCTGGTGTGATTTCAGATCAGCAAATTAGAATTGAAAAGTTAGAAAAAGGAATGTATTTTTTAAAAATGGAGGGGTATAAGACCACTAAAATTGTTAAAAATTAGAAATGGACAGTAGGTCTTTTCTATTTTCTACAATGAAATATATGAATGATAAGATAAAATATAAAACCAACCTAAATACTTGCCAATGAAAAAATCAAACATTTTACTAGTAGCCTTTTTTGGATTTAATTTGATTTCCTGTACCGATGAACCTGTTGATTTTCAACAAGAAACTGGTGAATTAATAGAAGTAGAAGAACGAAACTATGAGGGTGGGGAAATTGAATCAGTATCCATTACCAAATTTAATGATCAAAGACCACAGATGGTAACAGAGTATGATGCATCAGGTGAAGTCTTTTCTATTGCTCGATTAAGTTATAATGCAGCAGACTTATTAGTATCCATAAAAGTATCCTCAACTGATGGTATTGTTTTTTATGAAGAGGGATTTACCTATGATAATGCGAATCGAATTATCCAGACAACCGTATCAGCCAGTGATGAAGACTATTTTCAAACTAATAACTTTACCTACAATCCAAATGCTACCATAACCAGTAGTACTGAAATTGATGGGGAAATATTTTCTAAGACTTTTGTATTGAATCCCAATTCCATTATAACTAGGGAAATTGAAGATGGAGAAGTGATTTATTCTGTTGAATTTAACAACTTACTACCAATTTCAAAAACCAATTTTGGAAATACTTCTACATTTTCTTATTTAGAAGAAGGTTCAGAATCCTATGCATTTGTCAACTATTTTGGTGGGAATCCAAATAATGTTGTTTTGTATTATAATGATCTTGGTTTGGCTGTTGACCAATTTACCGATAAGCTCATTAGTAAAATTGAATCAAATTTTATGACAGAGGAATATGAATATACCTTAAATGGGGATGGTTTTCCTTTGACAAAGAAATATTATGTGGATGGAGAATTAAGTAAGGAAAGCATATATACCTACAAATAGGTTTAAATGATAAAAAGACTATAAGGGATTTGCATACGACGTTTTAGAACACTACTTAAGTAAACAAATTTCTTATAGTTTTTAATTTTTCATGTATTTTTATAGGTTATAATTCGCTCCATAAATTAGTGGTGAATTCATATACTTAATAACCAATGAAAAATGACACATACCACAATAGATACCAATAGCAATTACGACATTTTTCAAAGTGGAAGTAAACACATTGGATTTCTCTTTGTTTTATTTCTATCTATCGCTAGCCTTACGGTATTTCAGGACTTTTTGGAGTCTCAACGAATTGGATATACCTTTTATTTAAGTGAATCCATTTTATTTAAAATTATTTGGATTCTTTTCATCCCATTACTCGCTGTTTTAGGAGGGGTTCTTAAAAAGCAAAAACTGGATTCGATATATAAGGCGGGATTTTATATCATTGGATCTATAGTGATTCATCTTTTTTTTCTTTTGTTATTTTTTGTAGTGTGCTCTATTGCTTTCTACCAAGGAAGATATGATGTGTATAAAATTCTTAACTACACCTTGGCTAACGACTTATATACACTAGTTGTAATTTATTCAGTCTTTGTGCTTGCTCATGTGTATTTTATTAATAAATCGGTGGAGGTGATCACCCTTCAAAAAGAAAGCTATTTGCCGAAAATTATAATTGGAGAGGGAAAGAATAATACCGTTGTTGATGTCAAGGATATATATCAAATTTCAGCTGAAACACCGTATGTTTCCATACAATTAGAAGAAAAGAAATTCCTTCATACTGAAACCCTGAGGTCGCTGTCAATGAAATTAGATACCAGGACATTTGTTAGAGTTCATAAATCCACGATTGTTAACCTCGAGAAAGTTTCTTCATTTAAATCACGATTAAATGGAGACTACGACCTCCTTTTAAAAAATGGCACTATAGTTAGGTTAAGTAGAACCTATGCGGCCAATTTTAAAAATGAGTTTACCGGAACCCATCGGGTTAAGGTATAAACTCATCGTCTGAACACATTTGATTTCTGTTTACTATTTCCTGAAAATACTTTTGTTGCTAAATCTATTAAAAACAAAAGTAAATGAACACAGGAACCACCTCATTTCATGGTATGATACGTATAGTACGTCTTACCATTGCCATTATTTTTTTTGGCTTTTTCGCAAGTTGTAATGGTCAAATCAAAACAAATTCTCAACCAACCACTCAAAAGTCTCCACCCAAACTGATTGTTGGAGGCGGTTGTGATGGTTGTGAACTGATGTATATTGGGATGCCTCAAAACCTAAAGTCTATTGATACTAATTCTGCATGGAATGATAAGGGGCAAAAATTATTGGTAACAGGAACAGTGTATAAGTTTGGCGGCAAAGTTCCAGCACCGAATGTGATCTTATATTATTGGCAAACCGATAGTAATGGGTACTATACTCCAGAAGAAGGAATGGACCAAGAGGTAAGAAAGCATGGACGTATTAGAGGTTGGGTAAAAACCGATGCAAATGGAAAGTACTCAATTTATACGATACGTCCCGCAGCCTATCCAAATAGGGATACACCCGCACATATTCATATCTCTGTAAAAGAACCTGAAATCGACAATGAATACTATATAGATAATTTAGTCTTTACGGATGATCCGCTGTTAACTGGAAAAGAAAGAAGGAAACTTGAGAATAGAGGAGGGAGTGGAATTCTCCGAATCCTTTTAGATAAGGAAATGCAAGTGGCCGAACATTCGATAGTGTTAGGGCTTAATATTCCTAATTATCCTGAAAAAAATCAAGAAAGAATTCGTTCAGGTCTGGAAATAGGAGAAGATAATCCATCCTTTACACCTTACCATGCCTATGGTCCAGATAAGGGTACTACAGTTTGTCCTGTATGTAAATATGGTAGGTTCCATGGTATTCTATATTTTGTCGGCAACCACCCCAACTATGAAGATATAAAGAAGTGGTTATCGTTTTTGGAGCAAGAAAGTGTCCACCGTAAGAATTATATAAAGGTCTATTTTGTCTATGGAAATGATAAGGATTATGATAAAGATAAAAGAGGAAGGGAATTAGAAGCCCTTGGAAAGGAACTAAATATTAAAAATACGGCATTAACATTTGTCCCTTCTTTTTCAGACGAGGAAAGTGAAGCAAACTTGAATAAAATAAATCCTGAGGTAGAAAATACCTTTGTCATTTATAAGCATAGAGTAATCATTGATAAATATGTGAACCTTAAACCTACGCAGGAAAATTTTAACCTTATTTCTCAGACATTGGATAAAACCAGAAGTGAGTACTTCCATCTTTCGGAGCCAAAGTACCATTAAGGGAGAAGTATAAAGAATACCAACTAAGTATGAGAGGTCCTTACGTGTAAAGTAGGGATCTTTTGTTTTAGCATAAATGTAATTCTACAGTAGTTTGTATAGATTCCTGAATAGTTTCTAATCACCAGCCTTTAGGTGTAAAAACACCCATACTTAAAATATAACTTTAGAGACTGCCAAAATGAATGAGATAACCTAGAAGGTATATGCTATGGATAGGCCGGTAAATTTATAACGAGTTCCTCCAATAGCACCATTTTTCAATTGAATTTGAGCCTTACTCTTATGTTTGTGTCCCGCAATAAAAAGAGGAATGCTAGTAAGAGTTGTAACAATACCCACACCCATAAGGACTTTACCACCATGTGTTTCTGGTGAATCACTAGAGAAATCAAAGTTGTCTGCAAAATCAATAGCAGCCCCTCCAACAATCATTGCGATTCCACCTCCAAGAGTTATCCAGGCTGCGGTTTTGTTTGATTTCATTTTATCTATATGAAAATCATAAAGTTCCTGTGGAGACTGAAGTTCTTCATCTGGTACTACTTGCCCGAAGAAATTGCTTATAAAGA harbors:
- a CDS encoding trans-sulfuration enzyme family protein: MKKEPYKLNTICTHTGELEDTQFKGAVSPLYMSTSYAYEGVEVKRYPRYFNTPNQVALAKKMAALEHAEAALIFGSGMAAVSTALLAFLRSGDHVVLQKTLYGGTYNFVVEEFPKYGISFTMTEGLSIADFQAAIQPNTKVIYIETPSNPLLTITDIKAVAELAKKHNLVSMIDNTFASPVNQNPIDFGIDVVIHSATKYLGGHSDILAGAVCASSGHIDRIFQLAKNLGGSLSDYTVWLLERSIKTLGIRVKAQNRNARRLAKFLNKHSDIAKVYYPGLKSHPGHELARKQMRGYGGMLSFELNEDIDIAVFLESLELIKPSMSLAGVESTILSPTKTSHSLLSAQERAVQGIADGLLRFSVGIEDKKDLIDDIEQAIEKAKKK
- the bshB1 gene encoding bacillithiol biosynthesis deacetylase BshB1, with the protein product MKLDILAIGAHPDDVELGCGATLAKEISKGKKVGIIDLTRGELGTRGSAEIRDREATKAAEILGVMVRENLEFADGFFVNDKAHQLEIIKMIRKYKPEIVFCNAIDDRHIDHAKGSKLVSDACFLSGLSKIDTQFPGEETWQEAWRPKHVFHYIQWKHIEPDFVVDVSGFMDTKLKAVLAYESQFYDAQSTEPETPISSTNFLESVSYRARDLGRIIGTQHAEGFTSERYVAVDQITDLI
- a CDS encoding transposase → MRGIEVGFRAFNTIANTITVNYRSILNYFINRSTNASAESFYAKIKAFRSQFRGVRNIEFFLYRLTKLFA
- a CDS encoding HipA domain-containing protein, translating into MEFFGITTPPIIPYTIDQMAELAKSVVERSVAIPGVQPKLSMSLVKKTKEQADTLLTVVGALGDQYIFKPPSHQFPEMPENEHLTMRIAEAFGIRVVPSSLIKLSSGELSYVTKRIDRTEKGKKIHMLDMFQITEAYDKYKSSMEKVGKALDSYSNNTLLDKIFYFELAIFSFLTGNNDMHLKNFSMIESPSGWILAPAYDLLNVSIVLPEDIEELALTIEGKKRKLRKTHFEHLGQGLGLTDRQIQGVFKRMLKNKSKAITWIDNSFLSDDMKTAYKGILETRYERLI
- a CDS encoding HipA N-terminal domain-containing protein: MRQGNVYYKDYLAGTITETNEGDYVFQYEATYVEAHPSEFITFTMPVRKEAYTDNKLFPFFEGLIPEGWLLDIASKNWKINRNDRMGLLLACCQNCIGAVSVVPKTDDHESL
- a CDS encoding type II toxin-antitoxin system Y4mF family antitoxin, yielding MKSLAEFVKERRKEVGLTQEEFADRAGVALTVVRKIEQGKTKLNMEKVNLVLAMFGHELAPVNSKALNNETR
- a CDS encoding alpha/beta hydrolase fold domain-containing protein produces the protein MVQRLLIFKKIRMTNSLSYYLTIAVIKLKGIKRSFGNDPIDYKKLRKEDVFLPNNSFFKRHTLNKYQVLSSTIIEVGTKKEADSLVLFIHGGAFVSGPAKHHWDAIKTIVKQTSHTVWLCRYPKAPEYDILQISKNIDALYSLALEKYSASKIYIIGDSVGGTLATALIQRLIALKKELPKKILLISPVMDASMSNPAIQSLEEIDPMLSIQGVVSAKKMCAGSMDLKAPIISPIYGSFDQFPSTLIFMAQHDIMYPDQKIALSKLLKAKVDVKSIEGKRMPHIWPLLPFMKEAKIALQEITKALKDS
- a CDS encoding T9SS type A sorting domain-containing protein, with product MRSLFLSTYLILFFSSFSFSQEEMQVTYKIQYPSSSEMCDGYVEFSVQGGTPPYLFSNVNGFMQSSNIIDGLCEGMYEFEVIDSMGYFLRQMFSLIPPNHLNKPVVWPSGIQNSGIVEIRFDGVPPYSYSLNNSAFTSQHIFSDLAPGTYSYSIKDSYGSNVHSSVTIESIDLDNSVIAIGDELIANLDAVSFQWIDSDTQIPIEGATGRTLKTGRLGRFRVEMTLGNPTNAGRNLENQQFIKVSSATIEVSSLDFDSELVKVFPNPSKGIISFPTSLKGKEFSIYSMAGKEVLSGVISDQQIRIEKLEKGMYFLKMEGYKTTKIVKN
- a CDS encoding LytR/AlgR family response regulator transcription factor; the encoded protein is MTHTTIDTNSNYDIFQSGSKHIGFLFVLFLSIASLTVFQDFLESQRIGYTFYLSESILFKIIWILFIPLLAVLGGVLKKQKLDSIYKAGFYIIGSIVIHLFFLLLFFVVCSIAFYQGRYDVYKILNYTLANDLYTLVVIYSVFVLAHVYFINKSVEVITLQKESYLPKIIIGEGKNNTVVDVKDIYQISAETPYVSIQLEEKKFLHTETLRSLSMKLDTRTFVRVHKSTIVNLEKVSSFKSRLNGDYDLLLKNGTIVRLSRTYAANFKNEFTGTHRVKV
- a CDS encoding dioxygenase family protein; amino-acid sequence: MNTGTTSFHGMIRIVRLTIAIIFFGFFASCNGQIKTNSQPTTQKSPPKLIVGGGCDGCELMYIGMPQNLKSIDTNSAWNDKGQKLLVTGTVYKFGGKVPAPNVILYYWQTDSNGYYTPEEGMDQEVRKHGRIRGWVKTDANGKYSIYTIRPAAYPNRDTPAHIHISVKEPEIDNEYYIDNLVFTDDPLLTGKERRKLENRGGSGILRILLDKEMQVAEHSIVLGLNIPNYPEKNQERIRSGLEIGEDNPSFTPYHAYGPDKGTTVCPVCKYGRFHGILYFVGNHPNYEDIKKWLSFLEQESVHRKNYIKVYFVYGNDKDYDKDKRGRELEALGKELNIKNTALTFVPSFSDEESEANLNKINPEVENTFVIYKHRVIIDKYVNLKPTQENFNLISQTLDKTRSEYFHLSEPKYH